One window from the genome of Esox lucius isolate fEsoLuc1 chromosome 23, fEsoLuc1.pri, whole genome shotgun sequence encodes:
- the LOC105020272 gene encoding tetraspanin-9 has product MARGCLCCVKYMLFLFNLLFWLGGCGLLGVGVWLSVSQGSFATLSPSFPSISAANLIITLGSVIMVTGFLGCLGAIKENKCLLLSFFITLLIILLAELILLILFFVYTDRVSENARRDLKEGLALYNTDNNAGLRNAWDTIQSEWHCCGVNEYTDWHAALQEKVVPDRCCQEISLGCGRNATNQLWTRGCYEKVEEWLDDNKHLLGTIAMCVLVIQLLGMAFSMTLYQQIHRAGKKYEA; this is encoded by the exons ATGGCTCGTGGTTGCCTCTGCTGTGTCAAATACATgctgttcctcttcaatctgctCTTCTGG TTGGGGGGCTGTGGTTTgttgggtgtgggggtgtggctgtctgtgtctCAGGGCAGCTTTGCCACCCTGTCGCCCTCGTTCCCCTCCATCTCCGCGGCCAACCTCATCATCACCCTGGGCTCCGTCATCATGGTTACAGGCTTCCTGGGATGCCTGGGTGCCATCAAGGAGAACAAGTGTCTGCTGCTGAGT TTTTTCATCACATTGTTGATTATTCTGTTGGCGGAGCTGATCCTTCTCATCCTATTCTTTGTCTACACGGACAGG GTGAGTGAGAACGCCAGACGGGACCTGAAAGAAGGACTGGCTCTGTACAACACTGATAACAACGCTGGGCTCCGCAACGCCTGGGACACCATCCAGTCAGAG TGGCATTGTTGTGGGGTGAATGAGTACACAGACTGGCACGCCGCGCTGCAGGAGAAGGTGGTTCCTGACCGCTGCTGCCAGGAGATCTCCCTGGGCTGTGGCCGGAATGCCACCAACCAGTTGTGGACACGG GGTTGCTATGAGAAGGTGGAAGAATGGCTGGACGACAACAAACACCTTTTGGGAACCATCGCCATGTGTGTTCTGGTCATACAG CTCCTGGGTATGGCCTTCTCCATGACTTTGTACCAGCAGATCCACAGAGCTGGGAAGAAGTACGAAGCCTAG
- the amdhd1 gene encoding probable imidazolonepropionase isoform X2: protein MQKLGVIEDSSLVIGSDGLIKEIGPARTIEVQYAGALFDEVIDATGMCVIPGLVDAHTHPVWAGDRVHEFAMKLAGATYMDVHLAGGGIHFTVEHTRAAPAPTLLASLTERLGRMQRAGTTLVECKSGYGLELQTELKMLEVIEAARSTLPINISSTYCGAHAVPKGKTVAEATEDILQVQLPRLRELVSAGVLRVDNIDVFCEQGVFDLASTCSILKAGLDMGLNINFHGDELHPMNSAQLGAELGALAISHLEEVSDEGIAAMATAKTAAVLLPTTAYILRLPQPRARDMLQAGVIVALGSDFNPNAYCCSMPMVMHLACVNMKMSMPEALAAATINAAYALGRSHTHGSLEVKKHGDLLVLNAPRWEHLIYQFGGHQELIRHVVIKGNVVYNNDRTMST from the exons ATGCAAAAGCTCGGCGTGATTGAAGACAGTAGTTTGGTTATCGGAAG CGATGGTCTAATAAAGGAAATTGGCCCAGCGAGAACCATTGAGGTCCAATATGCAGGAGCCTTGTTTGATGAGGTCATCGATGCAACGGGCATGTGTGTCATTCCAG GATTGGTTgacgcacacacccaccccgTATGGGCTGGAGACAGAGTGCACGAATTCGCAATGAAG TTGGCCGGTGCCACCTATATGGACGTGCACCTCGCCGGAGGTGGCATCCACTTCACCGTAGAGCATACCAGGGCTGCCCCTGCCCCCACCCTGCTGGCCTCTCTGACAGAGAGGCTGGGCCGTATGCAGCGGGCAGGCACCACCCTGGTGGAGTGCAAGAGCGGCTACGGCCTGGAGCTGCAGACAGAGCTGAAGATGTTGGAGGTCATTGAGGCGGCCAGAAGTACCCTGCCAATCAATATATCGTCCACCTACTGCGGAGCTCACGCCGTACCCAA GGGGAAGACGGTGGCCGAGGCGACGGAGGACATTCTTCAGGTCCAGCTGCCGCGGCTGCGTGAGCTGGTGTCAGCGGGGGTCCTGCGGGTGGACAACATAGATGTGTTCTGTGAGCAGGGCGTgtttgacctggcctccacatgCTCCATCCTGAAGGCCGGCCTGGACATGGGCCTCAACATCAACTTCCACGGGGACGAGCTGCACCCCATGAACTCTGCTCAG CTGGGGGCAGAGCTCGGAGCCTTGGCCATCAGCCACCTGGAGGAGGTGTCGGATGAGGGCATCGCCGCCATGGCGACAGCCAAGACCGCAGCCGTCCTGCTTCCGACCACGGCTTACATTCTTCGATTACCTCAGCCTCGGGCCAGAGACATGCTGCAGGCTGGGGTCATTGTGGCCCTGGGCAGCGACTTCAACCCTAATGCATACTGCTGCTCTATG CCCATGGTGATGCACCTGGCGTGTGTCAACATGAAGATGTCCATGCCAGAGGCTCTGGCTGCCGCCACCATCAACGCAGCCTACGCCCTGGGTCGTTCTCACACACACGGCTCCCTGGAGGTCAAGAAACACGGTGATCTGCTGGTCCTCAACGCGCCACG GTGGGAGCATCTGATCTACCAGTTCGGAGGACACCAGGAACTGATCCGCCACGTTGTTATCAAGGGCAACGTTGTCTACAACAACGACAGAACTATGAGCACTTAG
- the amdhd1 gene encoding probable imidazolonepropionase isoform X1 produces MSNKLLVKNAKQVVLICSNGEKFLTKDGMQKLGVIEDSSLVIGSDGLIKEIGPARTIEVQYAGALFDEVIDATGMCVIPGLVDAHTHPVWAGDRVHEFAMKLAGATYMDVHLAGGGIHFTVEHTRAAPAPTLLASLTERLGRMQRAGTTLVECKSGYGLELQTELKMLEVIEAARSTLPINISSTYCGAHAVPKGKTVAEATEDILQVQLPRLRELVSAGVLRVDNIDVFCEQGVFDLASTCSILKAGLDMGLNINFHGDELHPMNSAQLGAELGALAISHLEEVSDEGIAAMATAKTAAVLLPTTAYILRLPQPRARDMLQAGVIVALGSDFNPNAYCCSMPMVMHLACVNMKMSMPEALAAATINAAYALGRSHTHGSLEVKKHGDLLVLNAPRWEHLIYQFGGHQELIRHVVIKGNVVYNNDRTMST; encoded by the exons ATGTCTAACAAACTTTTGGTAAAAAATGCGAAACAGGTTGTTTTAATTTGCAGCAACGGTGAGAAGTTTCTTACGAAGGATGGCATGCAAAAGCTCGGCGTGATTGAAGACAGTAGTTTGGTTATCGGAAG CGATGGTCTAATAAAGGAAATTGGCCCAGCGAGAACCATTGAGGTCCAATATGCAGGAGCCTTGTTTGATGAGGTCATCGATGCAACGGGCATGTGTGTCATTCCAG GATTGGTTgacgcacacacccaccccgTATGGGCTGGAGACAGAGTGCACGAATTCGCAATGAAG TTGGCCGGTGCCACCTATATGGACGTGCACCTCGCCGGAGGTGGCATCCACTTCACCGTAGAGCATACCAGGGCTGCCCCTGCCCCCACCCTGCTGGCCTCTCTGACAGAGAGGCTGGGCCGTATGCAGCGGGCAGGCACCACCCTGGTGGAGTGCAAGAGCGGCTACGGCCTGGAGCTGCAGACAGAGCTGAAGATGTTGGAGGTCATTGAGGCGGCCAGAAGTACCCTGCCAATCAATATATCGTCCACCTACTGCGGAGCTCACGCCGTACCCAA GGGGAAGACGGTGGCCGAGGCGACGGAGGACATTCTTCAGGTCCAGCTGCCGCGGCTGCGTGAGCTGGTGTCAGCGGGGGTCCTGCGGGTGGACAACATAGATGTGTTCTGTGAGCAGGGCGTgtttgacctggcctccacatgCTCCATCCTGAAGGCCGGCCTGGACATGGGCCTCAACATCAACTTCCACGGGGACGAGCTGCACCCCATGAACTCTGCTCAG CTGGGGGCAGAGCTCGGAGCCTTGGCCATCAGCCACCTGGAGGAGGTGTCGGATGAGGGCATCGCCGCCATGGCGACAGCCAAGACCGCAGCCGTCCTGCTTCCGACCACGGCTTACATTCTTCGATTACCTCAGCCTCGGGCCAGAGACATGCTGCAGGCTGGGGTCATTGTGGCCCTGGGCAGCGACTTCAACCCTAATGCATACTGCTGCTCTATG CCCATGGTGATGCACCTGGCGTGTGTCAACATGAAGATGTCCATGCCAGAGGCTCTGGCTGCCGCCACCATCAACGCAGCCTACGCCCTGGGTCGTTCTCACACACACGGCTCCCTGGAGGTCAAGAAACACGGTGATCTGCTGGTCCTCAACGCGCCACG GTGGGAGCATCTGATCTACCAGTTCGGAGGACACCAGGAACTGATCCGCCACGTTGTTATCAAGGGCAACGTTGTCTACAACAACGACAGAACTATGAGCACTTAG
- the snrpf gene encoding small nuclear ribonucleoprotein F: MSLPLNPKPFLNGLTGKPVMVKLKWGMEYKGYLVSVDSYMNMQLANTEEYVDGALAGHLGEVLVRCNNVLYIRGVEEEEEDGEMRE, translated from the exons CCAAGCCTTTCCTGAATGGCCTGACAGGCAAGCCTGTGATGGTGAAGCTGAAGTGGGGGATGGAGTACAAGGGCTACCTAGTATCTGTGGACAGCTACATGAACATGCAG TTGGCAAACACAGAAGAGTATGTAGACGGAGCATTAGCGGGTCACCTCGGAGAAGTGTTAGTAAG GTGCAATAATGTCTTGTATAttagaggagtggaagaggaggaggaggatggagaaATGAGAGAATGA